The Cellulophaga sp. RHA19 genome includes the window AGCTTACAGGCTAAACAAAGGAGAGTACGTTGTAAAAGAAGCTACAATATCTAAGCTTAAGTCTACAAAAATGGCAGATGAGGTTATTTACGGATGTTTGCAGTTTTTAGGGGGTTATGGTTATATGGAAGATTACCCTATGGCTAGGATGCTTAGAGATAGTAGGCTTGGTCCTATTGGTGGTGGCACTAGTGAAATCTTGAGGGAGATTATTGCTAAAATGGTAATAGATAAGAAGGAATATAAGCCAGCAACAAAATAGGTTTACCAATTTTAGCAAAAATAATTTCCAAGAGATTATTGCTAAAATGGTAATAGATAAGAAGGAGTATAAACCAGCAACAAAATAGTTTTTACCAATTTTAGCAAAAAAAAATCCAAGAGACTATTGATTAACGGGGTTATAGAAACTAAGGTTTGACTGTATTTTTCAAAGAAAAAACAGAATAAATAAATAAGTAGTTGTTAATTATAAATTAGTTTATATATTTGCAATCTTAAAAATCACAAAAGAGAGGAGGTTATTGCCCATGTTAATTATACCAGTAAAAGAAGGAGAGAATATAGATAGAGCACTTAAGCGTTTCAAGCGTAAGTTTGATAGAACAGGTGGAATGCGTCAGTTAAGAAAGCGTCAACAGTTTTCAAAGCCGTCAGTTGTTCGTAGAGCTCAAATCCAAAAAGCACAATACGTACAAGGATTAAGAGATCAAGAAGAAGTATAATTCTTTAAGATTTAATTCTTAGTATTTTAGTATAAATCCTATTTAGGTTGATATTTTTCAATCTAAATAGGATTTTTTTATTGTCTAAAGTTAAAGCTGTATCTTTAATTTATTATGTCATTAGAAGCATTTATATCATACTTGTCGCTAGAGAAAAACTATTCTCATCATACTGTAACAGCTTATGCAAAAGATATAAGCGTGTTTGTAGAATTTTGTGAACTTAATTATCAATTAAGCTCTATAGATGATGTGCCCTATGTTTTTATTCGTAACTGGATTATAGTTTTGGTGTCAGATGGGTTATCAAATAGGTCTGTAAATAGAAAAATAGCTTCTTTAAAGGCGTATTATAAATTTCTTCAAAAAATAGGTCGTATAGAAGTGCATCCTTTGGTGAAACATAAAGCCTTAAAAACATCTAAGAAAATAGAAATACCGTTCTCTTTTGAAGAGGTGGAAAAAGCCTTGAATGCGGTGAATTTTAATACTGATTTTGAGGGGGTAAGAGATAAGTTAATAATTGGCCTGTTATATGCTACGGGTATAAGGCGTATAGAGCTTGTTAATTTAAAGGTTAAAGATTTAGATCTAAAAGGTAAAACAATAAAGGTTTTAGGTAAAAGAAATAAAGAGCGTATAGTGCCACTGGCTCCATTTGTTTGTCCTTGGGTGGCATTTTATTTGGACAGTAGGGAGGCGTTACCTGTAATAAACGATAAAGAGTCTCTGTTTCTGTTAAAAACAGGAGTTAAAGTGTATGAAAGCCTTGTGTATAGAATAATAAATCGCTATTTTAGTAAGGTCTCTTCTAAGCAAAAAAATAGTCCGCATATACTTAGACATACATTTGCGACTCATTTGTTGAATGAAGGGGCGGATTTAAATTCAGTAAAAGAATTGTTAGGGCACTCAAGCTTGGCATCTACTCAAGTGTATACACATAACAGTATAGCGGAACTAAAAAAAGTACATTTGGCTGCTCACCCTAGAAATAAAAAATAACAAATCTTATTGATGCTGATATTGTTTAATTAAAAAAAACTTCTCTTATGAAAGTAAACACCCAATCAGTTAATTTTAATGCAAATGAAGATTTAATGTCTTTTGTACAGGTCAGATTAGATAAGCTAGAAACCTTTTATGATAAAGTAATAAGTTCGGATGTTTATTTAAAAGTTGAGAATACAAGTTCTAAAGAAAATAAGATTGTAGAGATCAAAATTAGGGTACCTAAGGAAAATATTATGGTAAAAAAACAATGTAAGTCTTTTGAGGAGGCAATTGACTCTGCTTGCAATTCTATTGAAAGACAGCTTGTTAAAAGAAAAGAAAAATTAAGGGTGTAATTTTTTTTAATTTTTTTTAAAAAATGTTTTGAAAAACTAAAAACTAGTTATACATTTGCAGTCCGTTAGAAATAGCGGGCTTTTTTAAAGCAAAAAAGTAAGGCAAAAGCCGATGTAGCTCAGCTGGCTAGAGCAGCTGATTTGTAATCAGCAGGTCGTGGGTTCGAGTCCCTCCATCGGCTCTAAATTTTGAAAAGTTAGTCTTGATTTTACAATGTGAAATCAAGCTTTTTTAAAAGTTCTTTTGATACTGAAAAAAAAGTTTTGGGGAGATACTCAAGCGGCCAACGAGGGCAGACTGTAAATCTGCTGACTACGTCTTCGCAGGTTCGAATCCTGCTCTCCCCACAATAAGTTAAAGCAAAATAAAATTAGGTTGTTTTGTTTGAAATAATGAAAGTTGTGAGTTTCTAAAATTTTTCAGAGATTTGCAAAAAAAAATAAGAATGCGAGAGTAGCTCAGTTGGTAGAGCGTCAGCCTTCCAAGCTGAATGTCGCCGGTTCGAACCCGGTCTCTCGCTCTAAGTTTTTCTTAAGTGTTAAAGTTTAAGAAGAAGTTGTGTAAGAATATATTTTGAAGTTGATTTTTTGAAGATGAAAATATGTTTTTATAGACAGCGATGTCATTCCTGATTATAGGCATTGGTTTTTAAGTTATTTGTAAAGAATAGCGATTAAATTAAAGAACGTTTTACGCCGGTGTAGCTCAGGGGTAGAGCGTTTCCTTGGTAAGGAAGAGGTCACGAGTTCAAATCTCGTCATTGGCTCAAGAAGTATAATTTGTACACTAATATATAACTAAGATTAAAACTCATTAAACATGGCAAAGGAAACTTTTGATCGTTCCAAACCGCACTTAAATATAGGTACTATTGGACACGTGGATCACGGTAAAACTACTTTAACTGCTGCTATTACTACAGTATTGGCAAATGCAGGTCTTTCTGAATTAAGAAGTTTCGATTCTATCGATAACGCTCCTGAGGAAAAAGAAAGAGGTATAACAATTAATACTTCTCACGTAGAGTATTCAACTGCTAACCGTCACTATGCACACGTAGATTGTCCAGGTCACGCGGATTACGTTAAGAATATGGTGACTGGTGCTGCTCAGATGGATGGTGCTATACTTGTAGTTGCTGCAACTGATGGTCCAATGCCACAAACACGTGAGCACATCTTATTAGGTCGTCAGGTAGGTATTCCAAGAATCGTTGTTTTCTTAAACAAGGTTGATATGGTTGATGATGAGGAGCTTTTAGAGCTTGTTGAGATGGAAGTAAGAGAATTACTTTCTTTTTATGAGTATGATGGTGATAATGGACCTGTTGTTTCTGGTTCTGCTTTAGGTGCACTTAATGGTGAGCAAAAATGGGTAGATACAGTAATGGAGCTTATGGCTGCTGTTGATGACTGGATCGAATTACCAAAGCGTGATGTAGATAAAGATTTCTTAATGCCTGTTGAGGATGTATTTACAATTACAGGTCGTGGAACTGTTGCAACTGGTCGTATAGAGACTGGTGTTGCAAATACAGGTGATGCTGTTGATATTATTGGTATGGGTGCTGAGAAATTAGCTTCTACTATTACTGGTGTTGAGATGTTCCGTAAGATATTAGATAGAGGTGAAGCTGGAGATAACGTAGGTATCTTATTAAGAGGTATTGAAAAATCTCAAATCAGTAGAGGTATGGTAATCTGTAAGCCAGGTTCTGTTAAGCCACACTCTAAGTTTGAGGCTGAGGTTTATATCTTGAAGAAAGAAGAAGGTGGTCGTCACACGCCATTCCATAACAACTACCGTCCACAGTTCTACGTAAGAACAACGGATGTAACAGGAACAATTAATCTTCCTTCAGGTGTTGAGATGGTTATGCCTGGTGATAACTTAACTATTACAGTAGAATTATTATCTCCTATTGCACTTAGTGAAGGTTTACGTTTTGCGATCCGTGAGGGTGGTAGAACAGTAGGTGCTGGTCAGGTAACTAAGATCATAGAATAGGTCTAAAATAAGTAAATTACATTGAGGGTGTCCTGCCGAGGTAGGATACCTTTCAATGTAAATATACGGGCGTAGCTCAGTTGGTAGAGCACTGGTCTCCAAAACCAGGTGTCGGGAGTTCGAGTCTCTCCGCCCGTGCATATAGATAGGAATTGCGTTTCCTTTCGTTTTTAAATAATAAAGTAAAACATTCGCATGCTAACATATATTAAAGAATCAGTAGAAGAACTTAGAAATAATGTTACGTGGCCAACAAAAGCAGATGCATCTAACCTTATGGTTGTTGTAGCTGTTTTTACTATTTTGTTTGCCTTGGCAACTTGGGGTGTAGATGAGCTTTTTAGTAAAGCTGTTAAGTTTTATTTTGATAAAGTAATAAACTAATTATCCCACGTACTATGTCAGAAGTGTTAGAAAAAAAATGGTATGTAGTAAGGGCTGTAAGTGGTCAAGAAAACAAAATTAAGGGTTACATCGAGAGTGAAGTAGCTAGATTAGGTTTTTCTGATTATTTAGAGGATGTTTTAGTTCCTACAGAAAAAGTGGTTCAGGTTCGTAACGGAAAAAAAGTAAACAAAGAAAAAGTTTATTTTCCTGGGTACATAATGGTAAAAGCTAATTTAGGAGGAGAAATGGTGCATATCATCAGGTCAATAACTAATGTAATTGGTTTTTTAGGAGAAGTTAAAGGTGGTGATCCAGTCCCTTTAAGAAAATCAGAAGTAAATCGTATGTTAGGAAAAGTTGATGAGCTAGCTGTGACTACAGATAGTGTTGCTATTCCTTTTGTATTAGGAGAAACAATAAAGGTTGTTGATGGGCCTTTTAATGGTTTTAATGGAACTGTTGAGAAGATCAATGAAGAAAAGCGTAAGCTTGAGGTGATGGTTAAGATTTTCGGAAGAAAAACCCCATTAGAGTTAAGTTATATGCAAGTTGAAAAAGTATAATAAGAACTGTTACATAGCAAAAATGTGTGTTGCTTCCGAATAGCATATATTTTTCGAATTTAATTTTATACAATGGCAAAAGAAGTAAGTAAAGTAGTTAAACTACAAGTTAGGGGAGGTGCAGCGAATCCATCGCCACCGGTTGGACCCGCTTTAGGTGCTGCCGGAGTTAACATCATGGAGTTCTGTAAGCAATTTAATGCGCGTACACAGGACAAACAAGGTAAGGTTTTACCAGTTGTTATCACGGTATTTAAAGATAAGTCTTTTGACTTTATCGTTAAGACACCGCCAGCGGCAGTTCAGCTTTTAGAGGCAGCTAAGATAAAGAAAGGATCTGGCGAACCTAACAGAAACAAAGTGGCAAGTGTATCTTGGGACCAAGTTAAGCAAATTGCAGAAGACAAAATGGTAGATTTAAATGCATTTACAGTAGAGTCGGCAATGAGTATGATAGCAGGTACCGCAAGATCTATGGGTTTAAAAGTTTCAGGTACTAGACCTTTTTAAAATCTTAAAAGCAATTTAAAATGGCGAAATTAACAAAAAAGCAAAAAGACGCTTACGCAAAGATAGATAAGAATAAACTTTATTCTTTGGAAGAAGCATCTGCTTTAATAAAAGAAATAACTAATACAAAATTTGATTCATCTGTTGATGTTGCAGTTCGTTTGGGTGTAGATCCTAGAAAAGCAAATCAAATGGTACGTGGGGTTGTAACATTACCACACGGAACAGGTAAAGATGTTAAAGTTTTGGCTTTAGTAACTCCAGATAAGGAAGCAGAAGCTAAAGAAGCTGGTGCGGATTATGTTGGGTTAGATGAATATTTGGATAAAATTAAAAGCGGTTGGACAGATGTTGATGTAATTATCACTATGCCAAGTGTAATGGGTAAACTAGGACCTTTAGGTAGAGTTTTAGGGCCAAGAGGTTTAATGCCTAATCCAAAAACAGGAACAGTTACTATGGATATTGCTAAGGCTGTATCTGAAGTTAAAGCTGGTAAAATTGATTTTAAAGTTGATAAAACAGGTATTGTGCATGCTGCTATCGGGAAAGTTTCTTTTTCAGAAGATAAGATCGCGGAGAATGCAAAAGAATTGTTTGATACGCTTAATAAATTAAAGCCTACTGCTGCAAAAGGTGTTTACGTAAAAAGCGTTTACCTATCTAGTACAATGAGCCCAAGTGTTCAATTAGATCCAAAAGTAGTAGCGTAACTGTTGCTTTAAAGTTTATATTATGACAAAAGAAGAAAAATTAAACGTAATAGAAGATTTAACTTCACAGTTAGCTGAAAATGCAACCATTTACTTGGCTGATATTTCTGGTTTAGATGCTGTAGCTACTTCTGACTTAAGAAGAGCTTGTTTTAAAGCAGGTGTTAAACTTTCAGTTATTAAGAATACATTGCTGGCAAAGGCAATGGAAGCTTCGGATAAAGATTTTGGAGAACTTCCAGAGGTATTAAAAGGTAATACTTCTTTAATGTTTTCTGAAACTAGTAATGCACCAGCAAAATTAATAAAGAACTTCAGAAAAAAATCTGATAAGCCTTTATTAAAAGGAGCATTCATTGAAGAAGAAGTATATGTAGGAGATGATCAATTAGATGCTTTAGTTAGCATTAAGTCTAAAGAAGAAGTTATTGGCGATATTATTGGATTGTTACAATCACCAGCTAAAAATGTTATTTCTGGACTTAAATCTGGTGGTGGTAAAATCGCTGGAATTCTTAAGACATTATCCGAAAAGTAGTACGCACTAAAAACAATTATATTTTAAAAATTTATTAAACGATAGAAAAATGGCAGATTTAAAAGATTTCGCAGAACAATTAGTTAACTTAACTGTAAAAGAAGTAAATGAGTTAGCAAATATATTAAAAGATGAGTACGGTATTGAGCCTGCTGCTGCTGCAGTAGCTGTTGCTGCTGGTGGTGGAGCTGCTGGTGGTGAAGCTGCAGATGAGCAAACTGAGTTTGATGTTGTATTAAAAGCAGCTGGTTCTTCTAAGTTAGCAGTTG containing:
- the nusG gene encoding transcription termination/antitermination protein NusG; amino-acid sequence: MSEVLEKKWYVVRAVSGQENKIKGYIESEVARLGFSDYLEDVLVPTEKVVQVRNGKKVNKEKVYFPGYIMVKANLGGEMVHIIRSITNVIGFLGEVKGGDPVPLRKSEVNRMLGKVDELAVTTDSVAIPFVLGETIKVVDGPFNGFNGTVEKINEEKRKLEVMVKIFGRKTPLELSYMQVEKV
- the rplA gene encoding 50S ribosomal protein L1, yielding MAKLTKKQKDAYAKIDKNKLYSLEEASALIKEITNTKFDSSVDVAVRLGVDPRKANQMVRGVVTLPHGTGKDVKVLALVTPDKEAEAKEAGADYVGLDEYLDKIKSGWTDVDVIITMPSVMGKLGPLGRVLGPRGLMPNPKTGTVTMDIAKAVSEVKAGKIDFKVDKTGIVHAAIGKVSFSEDKIAENAKELFDTLNKLKPTAAKGVYVKSVYLSSTMSPSVQLDPKVVA
- the rplK gene encoding 50S ribosomal protein L11; this encodes MAKEVSKVVKLQVRGGAANPSPPVGPALGAAGVNIMEFCKQFNARTQDKQGKVLPVVITVFKDKSFDFIVKTPPAAVQLLEAAKIKKGSGEPNRNKVASVSWDQVKQIAEDKMVDLNAFTVESAMSMIAGTARSMGLKVSGTRPF
- the rpsU gene encoding 30S ribosomal protein S21, encoding MLIIPVKEGENIDRALKRFKRKFDRTGGMRQLRKRQQFSKPSVVRRAQIQKAQYVQGLRDQEEV
- the tuf gene encoding elongation factor Tu → MAKETFDRSKPHLNIGTIGHVDHGKTTLTAAITTVLANAGLSELRSFDSIDNAPEEKERGITINTSHVEYSTANRHYAHVDCPGHADYVKNMVTGAAQMDGAILVVAATDGPMPQTREHILLGRQVGIPRIVVFLNKVDMVDDEELLELVEMEVRELLSFYEYDGDNGPVVSGSALGALNGEQKWVDTVMELMAAVDDWIELPKRDVDKDFLMPVEDVFTITGRGTVATGRIETGVANTGDAVDIIGMGAEKLASTITGVEMFRKILDRGEAGDNVGILLRGIEKSQISRGMVICKPGSVKPHSKFEAEVYILKKEEGGRHTPFHNNYRPQFYVRTTDVTGTINLPSGVEMVMPGDNLTITVELLSPIALSEGLRFAIREGGRTVGAGQVTKIIE
- the rplJ gene encoding 50S ribosomal protein L10, yielding MTKEEKLNVIEDLTSQLAENATIYLADISGLDAVATSDLRRACFKAGVKLSVIKNTLLAKAMEASDKDFGELPEVLKGNTSLMFSETSNAPAKLIKNFRKKSDKPLLKGAFIEEEVYVGDDQLDALVSIKSKEEVIGDIIGLLQSPAKNVISGLKSGGGKIAGILKTLSEK
- a CDS encoding tyrosine-type recombinase/integrase; its protein translation is MSLEAFISYLSLEKNYSHHTVTAYAKDISVFVEFCELNYQLSSIDDVPYVFIRNWIIVLVSDGLSNRSVNRKIASLKAYYKFLQKIGRIEVHPLVKHKALKTSKKIEIPFSFEEVEKALNAVNFNTDFEGVRDKLIIGLLYATGIRRIELVNLKVKDLDLKGKTIKVLGKRNKERIVPLAPFVCPWVAFYLDSREALPVINDKESLFLLKTGVKVYESLVYRIINRYFSKVSSKQKNSPHILRHTFATHLLNEGADLNSVKELLGHSSLASTQVYTHNSIAELKKVHLAAHPRNKK
- the rplL gene encoding 50S ribosomal protein L7/L12; the protein is MADLKDFAEQLVNLTVKEVNELANILKDEYGIEPAAAAVAVAAGGGAAGGEAADEQTEFDVVLKAAGSSKLAVVKLVKELTGLGLKDAKDIVDSAPKAVKEGVSKDEAEGIKKSLEEAGAEVELK
- the hpf gene encoding ribosome hibernation-promoting factor, HPF/YfiA family, producing the protein MKVNTQSVNFNANEDLMSFVQVRLDKLETFYDKVISSDVYLKVENTSSKENKIVEIKIRVPKENIMVKKQCKSFEEAIDSACNSIERQLVKRKEKLRV
- the secE gene encoding preprotein translocase subunit SecE; protein product: MLTYIKESVEELRNNVTWPTKADASNLMVVVAVFTILFALATWGVDELFSKAVKFYFDKVIN